Proteins encoded together in one Lepisosteus oculatus isolate fLepOcu1 chromosome 2, fLepOcu1.hap2, whole genome shotgun sequence window:
- the emilin1b gene encoding EMILIN-1b codes for MAGSVPCLLLSFFTLFGGAWSVSYPQRYNLYTGQNQFQSTQSQSQNGPRAASRHRNWCAYVATRTVSCVVEDGVETYVKPDYQPCSWGQIQCSRVVTYRTYMRPRYKVAYKMVTEMEWKCCHGFSGDDCSEGPSGGQSHVTQISTARPRPKRPGQTGSNSGTVQIGGEGRGDTDKVKQLEDKIQSLTKDLHDLQSTLRGLNEKFQEEIRKPGLNGNTHFDAADSEMKDTIDVIQTKLDQLDNRTQAHDEKLVIINNHLANGKGTGNELDTTDIRVQKKFTELKSEILKDLEQRIKLCSTCQSGIEDLRRKQQEDHERIQRLEKQISSMDQRNRQTFESVQENLSRSQSCCSQVTDLRTKVSDIETKMDSISETYIVNGHLDNKNDIRSYVEDLEERLNNTEKRAEEQCASVENDLKDYFHRELSDIRHEFITHFDDDRKKISDLEIDVSGLKDSVYANEEHLEELENLISNLNDSLASAVNSCDKTCTSSSGSGTGDEVVDTVKTLEWKVIENTGEIRKFNDRIKDLSVSGDSLFDKVVGISHEIRKIKALTGENGEHFNRIVNDIEDLENTLEVTSKNCDVCNSLEGDLMSLRNQTNDNFNMWNRDLNNLRNQIDSDETTCSQVCSTLQEEVGKLKEEVQKCSGQCKIILNKPTGDEQKPLDGYSVSGPSNANFNSIQGELSGVILTFSSINDTLKGLEHTIQTHSSVIYDLSNTKDKIISEIDKIQQEVSEHIEDSKGRFDHVSKEIHRFGNNFMVEMGDCKQSSNALEKRITKMENLCGKLDSVSDSLQKIKDGLNKHVSSLWNCVNKLNTTVTSHSAQFDIIQSTELDGINRKLKILNSSMLYIFNEFNNFTSQDFIGLPGPPGPKGERGLQGVQGPPGREGPVGRTGPEGQRGPPGLRGEQGLPGVDARPPRVSFSAGLTHNLVNSGTIVFDKILVNDGGFYDPTTGIFTAPYDGRYYFSAILTGHKNEKIEAVLSKSNYGILRVDSAGYQPEGLENKPVAENKPTPGSLAVFNIILPLNIGDTVCIDLVMGKLADSVEPLTIFSGMLLYEDLI; via the exons gTATCGGACATATATGAGGCCCAGGTATAAAGTGGCCTATAAGATGGTCACAGAGATGGAATGGAAATGTTGTCATGGTTTCTCTGGAGATGACTGCAGTGAGGGTCCTAGTGGAGGACAGTCACATGTGACCCAAATCTCTACTGCCAGGCCTCGTCCTAAACGTCCAGGGCAGACCGGTTCAAACTCAGGGACAGTGCAAATTGGAGGAGAAG GTAGGGGTGACACTGACAAGGTGAAACAGCTAGAAGACAAAATCCAGAGCCTAACCAAAGACCTCCATGATTTGCAGTCCACTTTGCGTGGACTAAATGAAAAATTCCAGGAGGAAATACGCAAGCCAGGATTAAATGGCAACACACATTTTGACGCTGCAGACTCAGAGATGAAGGACACTATTGATGTTATTCAGACGAAGCTTGATCAACTGGACAACCGCACACAGGCACATGATGAAAAACTGGTAATTATTAACAATCACTTAGCAAATGGAAAGGGGACTGGCAATGAGTTGGACACTACTGACATAAGGGTGCAAAAGAAATTTACAGAGTTgaaatcagagattctcaaggATTTGGAGCAGAGAATAAAACTTTGTTCAACCTGTCAGTCTGGAATAGAGGACCTTAGGAGGAAGCAGCAGGAAGACCATGAAAGGATCCAAAGGCTAGAGAAGCAAATCAGTTCCATGGATCAACGTAACAGACAGACATTTGAGAGTGTTCAGGAGAATCTGTCCAGGTCCCAGAGCTGTTGCAGTCAAGTTACTGATCTTAGGACCAAAGTCAGTGACATTGAGACAAAGATGGATTCAATATCAGAGACCTACATTGTGAATGGTCATCTGGACAATAAAAATGATATCAGAAGCTATGTGGAAGATCTAGAAGAACGGCTGAACAACACTGAAAAAAGAGCTGAAGAACAGTGTGcctctgttgaaaacgatctgAAAGACTATTTCCATAGGGAGCTAAGTGACATAAGGCATGAGTTCATTACTCATTTTGATGATGACCGAAAAAAGATTTCTGACTTAGAGATTGATGTCAGTGGTTTAAAGGACTCAGTTTATGCTAATGAAGAGCACCTTGAGGAACTTGAAAACCTGATTTCTAACCTGAATGATTCACTGGCTTCTGCGGTAAATAGTTGTGACAAAACCTGTACCAGCAGCAGTGGGTCAGGGACAGGAGATGAAGTTGTTGACACAGTGAAGACTTTAGAATGGAAGGTCATTGAGAATACAGGAGAGATACGCAAATTTAATGATAGGATAAAGGACCTTTCAGTGTCAGGAGATTCTTTATTTGACAAAGTTGTGGGTATCAGCCATGAAATCCGCAAAATAAAGGCTTTAACAGGGGAGAATGGTGAGCATTTCAACAGGATAGTTAATGATATTGAAGACTTGGAAAATACGCTGGAGGTCACATCTAAGAACTGTGATGTCTGCAATTCCCTGGAAGGGGACTTGATGTCACTGAGGAACCAAACCAATGACAATTTTAATATGTGGAACAGAGATCTCAATAACCTACGAAATCAAATTGATTCTGATGAAACAACCTGTTCTCAAGTGTGCTCAACCTTACAGGAGGAGGTTGGAAAATTAAAGGAAGAGGTACAGAAATGCAGTGGACAGTGTAAGATCATTTTAAATAAGCCCACTGGTGATGAGCAGAAACCATTGGATGGCTACAGTGTCAGTGGGCCATCCAATGCCAACTTCAATTCTATTCAAGGAGAGCTTTCTGGGGTTATTCTGACATTCAGTTCAATTAATGATACTCTCAAAGGCCTGgaacacacaatacaaacacACAGTAGTGTCATTTATGACCTGAGCAACACTAAAGATAAAATCATCTCTGAGATTGATAAAATTCAGCAGGAGGTCAGCGAGCATATTGAAGACAGCAAAGGGAGGTTCGACCATGTCAGTAAAGAGATTCATCGGTTTGGCAACAATTTCATGGTAGAAATGGGTGACTGCAAGCAGTCATCAAATGCACTGGAAAAAAGGATCACAAAAATGGAGAACCTGTGCGGAAAACTGGACTCTGTCTCAGATAGccttcagaaaatcaaggatGGTCTAAATAAGCATGTATCCAGTCTCTGGAACTGTGTCAATAAGCTTAACACCACTGTGACTAGTCACAGTGCCCAATTTGACATCATTCAGAGCACAGAGTTGGATGGGATTAATCGGAAACTGAAAATCCTGAACTCTTCTATGCTCTACATATTCAATGAGTTCAATAACTTCACAAGTCAGGACTTCATTG gTCTCCCAGGGCCACCTGGTCCCAAGGGAGAGAGGGGTCTTCAGGGGGTACAGGGGCCTCCAGGCAGAGAAGGGCCAGTGGGCAGAACAGGCCCAGAAGGACAAAGAGGTCCCCCAG gcCTCAGAGGTGAACAAG GTCTTCCTGGTGTAGATGCACGGCCTCCAAGGGTGTCCTTTTCAGCTGGCCTGACACATAACCTGGTTAATTCTGGAACTATTGTCTTTGATAAGATACTAGTGAACGACGGAGGTTTTTACGACCCTACAACAG GAATCTTTACTGCACCATACGATGGACGGTACTACTTCAGTGCCATCTTGACAGGCCACAAGAATGAGAAGATTGAAGCTGTCCTCTCCAAATCAAACTATGGGATTTTAAGAGTGGATTCTGCAGGCTACCAGCCAGAGGGCCTGGAGAACAAACCTGTGGCAGAAAATAAACCCACCCCAGGTTCTCTAGCAGTCTTCAACATTATCCTGCCCTTGAACATTGGAGACACTGTCTGTATTGACTTGGTTATGGGCAAGTTGGCTGACTCAGTGGAGCCCCTCACAATTTTCAGTGGAATGCTTTTGTATGAAGATCTCATTTAA